The Coccinella septempunctata chromosome X, icCocSept1.1, whole genome shotgun sequence nucleotide sequence aacatacctgttacctaaagaccaaaggaatacagaagacccatccaagtaccgaccaatcacatgtcttccaacgatgtacaaattaatcacatcgtgcatttcgaaccgaatttacaaccattgcgaaaggaataacatcatcgccatgcaacagaaaggatgcaccaaagacagccgagggtgcaaagaacaactaataatagattcagttatctgcaatcaagcgttctccaagcgaaggaatctttacgctgcgtacatagactacaaaaaagcattcgattctatacctcacgaatggctcttgacgatcttgaagatttacaaggtggatcccaatattgttaagttccttaaaaacgccatgtcaacttggcgtactagtcttcaaatgaaagcagcagattgctccattacaacaggacctattccaataagacgcggaattttccaaggagactcactgagccctctgtggttctgcatggccctgaatcccttgtctcatagattgaattctacggactacggattctccatcaagagcggcagtagaactatgatgaaactgaatcatctcctttacatggacgatttaaaactcttcgcatctaccaaaaaacaaatgcaactgatgctgaaaatggtggaaggattctcggaagacatcaaaatgaagtttggactagaaaaatgccgactgctaaacataacgagagggaaaatggaagatggtacgttcaaactcaaggaaggtgcagaaattgaagcattgaaggaaggagacacatacaagtatctgggcataaaacaggcaagaaaaatcaatcagacccagatgaagaaagaattaacggaggagtttacccgaagattgagaaggataatgagaactggtcttaacagcaagaacctgataaaagcgattaacacctacgcttgctcggcgctgagctattcatttggtattatctcttggacgaccaccgatttagcagctttacagagaaaaatacggacgatgctgactaaacacaataaacatcaccccaaaagctcaatagaacggacagagctaccacgacatcttgggggtagaggaattgttgatttgtccaaccgtatgtcccaggaaattgaaggacttcgaaaatatttcttgagcaaggcagcttcgtcagaactccatcgagtagtttgtgttgctgatacttccacaccgttaaagctacaccaggatcacttggaaaccgtcgaacactctgcagaaagtaaaatgcagaaactgattggcaaacctctgcatgggaggcaccagaatgaggtcaaccatgattacgtcgacatatctgcgtcgaactactggttgacttccggaaggttgtttcctgagacagagggcttcatgctcgccatccaggatcaggtgattccaacaagaaattacatgaaatacatcgccaaggatgcctcagtggcggacgatagctgtcgttatggctatgcgacacatgaaactatccagcacatcaccgggggatgtcagaagttcgcgggcacggagtacaaaaatagacatgataccgttgccaagattcttcaccaagaattggcactgaaacaccaacttctgagttcgaaaaaggttccttattacaattaccatccagatgctgtattggaaaatgaacatcacaagctctactgggatcgcacggttctcacagaccggaaaataacccacaatagaccagacctcatattgctcaataaagatgaggacagagcactattcatcgatgtggcgattccaaataataacaatcttctagataggcacactgaaaaaatttcaaagtacagagatctcgaggaacaaaccaggagacagtggaagctgaaagatatcaagaccatccctattgtcatatcatctacaggcctgataccgaagaaactgctagagaacttgaagaagcttcagttggacgaaaatatctataaagtcatgcagaaggcggtactgctggaaacggcgagaactgtacgcaagtacatgggaaattcagaggaacaccgtctgctccgacaggaagtgcgggtggagcaggaatccaacctacagcagggaggcgaggagcgacccggacccgaccaacaccacgagcccgaaaacctggaaagggctccaacagagcttaatccttttgatatctgagatatctgggataagtgaattttcctctggagaggagtgtgaaagccgcaaggctaaagtcataataatgtctggcctgcctggcagctatctggtagatggcctgctaggtagccatcgtaacgacgtagacggtgcagccagccacgcctgctgtccgcagtcccattccttcttcctctctctttcacatccttcataggggtgctctttctgctctcatttctctacccctcacccaaaccgagaaaggggagcacaaacccatgaaaatggtgattacgagaagcctcggaaacaagtcgctgcctggggatcgtcagggcatgtctggagccggcgctggacatgacagcatgcgggacgtcggtggcaggatgttgaggaagcgggctcctgctgcaaaacaagctacagctccaaagcaacaacagcaaccaacgagtccaattcaattgccgactcgaaccgctgaaggtgctgcgcaggatattcagccagtgctcacccaagcggggttagtgagaaagcgcatgaagtggacaacgtccatgaatgaaactattgtgcgcatatataactccatcacgggactagggcagaacacgaacaactataggaaaaggctccatgaggaattctgcattgcctacccaaatgtcaatgtcactgaacaacgagtggcagaccagtaccgcgtaattctgagaaatgaactagtaccaacggcccgaatcgacgcaattaaacgagaacttcagcgtccgctagcaatggagaataacaccaacacctctgatgaagttcacatacctgggcaacaacacccagaagacattgatactgaaagtccttcttgcaaagcaaatgagcctgaacaccaggacgatagggaagagctccaccgacaagttgactctgacatgaggagatactttgccgaactggaaggaacagatcctcttcatcgagtagcacctccacgactcaatacatccaaaaaactgtcacttataatcgacatcttgaataaggaggttttacctgaatacctacagaacggaagttcattggaatatctgcatctagtttttcactgtgcagcgctgacgacagcgaaaaccatgggggcaaaaattcgccgaacgaacaacgatggtccaaaattacacaaattacacgcgccagcatggcagaaacgtcttcaacacaaaacagaaaggctaagaagagacattggacgactgacggagtacttgaacgggaatcgaggaagaaaggttgtgaaagctgccaaagagatcatggatagaaacaggacacacacagaacgagagacggagaatgctacagctcaccattgcctcgacactctgaagcaaaaattaagtctgtatgcagaacgcttgaggagatataaaagcaattatagccggaaaagagacaataattcattcgaaaagtcggaagaatctttctaccggtcactcacatcgtcggatggagaaaatggaaagttaccaccaaaggaagccattgaacaattctggaccgaacaattatcaacaaaacctcagttcaatggagataccggatggattgaagatgaaaaatctgaagctataaaatatgagccgatgcagcatgacatgatcacgattgaagaagtaaaatcagctatcagaggactgcacaactggaaagcacctgggcctgatggattacagaacttctggatcaagaaactttggatcatgcatgacaaattgacctccgcaataaatgatgtcattgaaaatcctgaaagaatgccagtattccttacacatggcacaacatacctgttacctaaagaccaaaggaatacagaagacccatccaagtaccgaccgatcacatgtcttccaacgatgtacaaattaatcacatcgtgcatatcaaaccgaattcacaaccattgcgaaagaaataacatcatcgccatgcaacaggaaggatgcaccaaagacagccgagggtgcaaagaacaactaataatagattcagttatctgcaatcaagcgttctccaagcgaaggaatctttacgctgcctacatagactacaaaaaagcattcgattctatacctcacgaatggctcttgacgatcttgaagatttacaaggtggatcccaatattgttaagttcctgaaaaacgccatgtcaacctggcgtactagtctccaaatgaaagcagcagattgctcccttacaacaggacctattccaataagacgcggaattttccaaggagactcgctgagccctctgtggttctgcatggccctgaatccgttgtctcatagattgaattctacggactacggattttccatcaagagcggcagtagaactatgatgaaactgaatcaacTCCTtcacatggacgatttgaaactcttcgcatctaccaaaaaacaaatgcaactgatgctgaaaatggtggaaggattctcggaagacatcaaaatgaagtttggactagaaaaatgtcgactgctaaacataacgagagggaaaatagaagatggtacgttcaaactcaaggaaggtgcagaaattgaagcattaaaggaaggggacacatacaagtatctaggcataaaacaggcaagaaaaatcaatcagactcagatgaagaaagaattaacggaggagtttacccgaagattgaggaggataatgagaactggtcttaacagcaagaatctgataaaagcgattaacacctacgcttgctcggcgctgagctattcatttggtattatctcttggacgaccaccgatgcagcagctttacagagaaaaataaggacgatgctgactaaacacaataaacatcaccccaaaagctcaatagaacggacagagctgccacgacatcttgggggtagaggaattgttgatttgtccaaccgtatgtcccaggaaattgaaggacttcgaaactatttcttgagcaaggcagcttcgtcagaactccatcgagtagtttgtgttgctgatacatctacaccgttaaagctacaccaggatcacttggaaaccgtcgaacactctgcagaaagtaaaatgcagaaactgattggcaaacctttgcatgggggGCACCAGAATGagatcaaccatgattacgtcgacatatctgcgtcgaactactggctgacttccggaaggttgtttcctgagacagagggcttcatgctcgccatccaggatcaggtgattccaacaagaaattacatgagatacatcgccaaggatgcctcagtggcggacgatagctgtcgttatggctgtgcgacacatgaaactatccagcacatcaccgggggatgtcagaagttcgcgggcacggagtacaaaaatagacatgatgctgttgccaagattcttcaccaagaattggcactaaaacaccaacttctaacttcgaaaaggattccttattacaattaccatccagatgctgtgctggaaaacgaacatcacaagctcttcattttctaaagtttttgaaaagattttaagcaatagaatgtccaatttttttcgtaaattcaatgttatttctagatgtcaacatggttttgttaaaaataaaaatattgaaaccgctatttttgagctcataaatgacattgttcttgctctggagcaaggacaaattcctatggcactgtttttggacctttcgaaggctttctgtgttgatcatcggaagcttttggaagtactcgataattgtgatatcagagatagtcaactcaaactcatagagagctatttgaactccagaaaacaacgggtagttctggaggctgatggtgaaacctttgtctcggatgaaattgaaacaatttttaggactccctcagggtagtattgttggtcctttattgttcataatttatgttaattctccacctaaggcgatcaaaagtgaatgtgaacctctaattgagaggatgatgaagagtataccctcatctcggactgaagtaaaatcaccagctgttttgactaaaagcattgaaacaaatcatgctctttcagttaagtctacaatgccgtcccaggatactacctcaatgagattatttgcagatgatacaaatattttgacccgatcgtcatgtattccatacgctgttgatgtttgcaatattgtggtatattaatattatttcgTTAAAGACTAGCTGCCGCGATATTAGAGAAAGTTGAGTAGAGACTCTTCGTTGTAGTggatcagaatttttttttaaaatcggATAAGTTATCAAGTTTTAATCGGGAGATAGTTGGAAAATTTTATTCGTGAAGAACGTTGGTGTTCAATAATTTGTGGAAGATTTAATTAATTGATTGATGGAAACGTTGAGAAAAATTTATAAAGTAGTTGATCAGAATTGAAGATTTGAGTTTAATTTTTCGcgataattttattgttttgacggtgcattcttggctgatggtgagagatattttttttcttttattgttttcaggtgaattatttttttcttgaagtgtatattactgtgtgtttcgaaatttttgattttgcaggaatttgatggttttgaagtgaataatttttgaaatttttttttggttgagTATCAATTACGTAGGATTTTGAACGCAAAGTTGAGTGCGTGGATTTATTGAATTCGGACTTGTAGTTTCCGGGATTTTAGAAGGAAAGTCGACCATCAAGTTTTTTTTGCGAGCATAGTAATTCATTTTGTGGTTATCAGTGATTGTGATTGAATGATCGGTTATTTTGTTACAAAAAGTGGGTTTGAGAATTAGTTCATTTCATTCAAGTATTTTTGCGAaattaaaatcaatttaggGAAAGCAGATAAGGAAAATTAAGACGTTGTCTTATCAGAATTTGAACACATTTAAGGGTGAAATCAtttgagttatttttttttaatttggaggctaaaataattttgaatttcggtcatttgaatttaattggtttcaattaagtgaaatttggaattttggtaatttcaagTTAAGTGTTTTGATCAAGTTAACGTCAGAATATTTCGGAATTTTAAGTCAGTTGGATGTAAATTTTTGATCAGTTTGATTTACAGAATAATTCGGAAAGTTAGGACAAGATAGGGTTGCAGGTTTTTCTTTTCAggacattgtttattgaattttatttttgctgttgagatataatttttctttcaggggGTTTCCATATAAGGTTGATATAATTTGAATAGGGAGAGTATTTGGCGTTTATAGTTTGATTAATTCTATCGTGTGTGCGCAGCCtattttgggatttttgaaaTAGGGATACTTGATTCATACTTTGAAATATCGTAAACTTGatataattgttttgttttgcttgtctaatttGCGGAGATCGAAGATAGTTTTCGGATTTAATTGTTATTGAGGTTGTTCACaaggttttgaaaaatgttgccGGCGGCTAGTGCTAGTACTACCACCCCTGCGGTGGCTGAGAAAGATGTTATGAGATTTCCGTTTATGTATTCGTTGGGGATGATTGCGACAACCCTTGATGGTTTTTCGGGAAAAGACGCGAAGCGGTACTTCGACAAATTAGAGTTGAGGTCGAAGTTGGACGGGTAGAGTGAGGAAGAAACCCTTACTTTACTAAAATTAAAACTGACAGGCGCGGCGTACGAGTATTTTAAGTCTGATGAGGCatatgataaattgaaatattctgaATTGAAACAGCGGCTAATCTTAAAATTTACGCCATCAAAATTACCAGGGGAGAGTCAGTGGAATTTGAGTCGTTGTTTCCAGCGACATGATGAAGatgtttcatcattttgtaCTAGGCTGCGGATTTTAGGCGCGGAATTACTCAGGGAAGATTTGGGCGGAGCATCGCTAGACGAAGAAGCgggaatcaaaaagaaaaataaagagttAATATTAAATCAGTTTAAAACAGGGTTGCGCAAAGACTTGATGAAAGATATGGGGGTAGCTTTATTAAGAGAAGAAAATTTAGATCTAGAAAAGGCGGAAGGACTGGTCAAATTACAAGAGACCGCAACAACGATGATACAAGGAAGGACATCAAATATGAGGGTATCGGCGGTAGATGCAACGGAGGGATGTCAAAATTGCGGGAAAAAGGGGCACGACTCGAAGGATGAAAggggagatattaaaaaattcgCAGAGACAAAGAAGAATACAGCGCAATGTTATTCTTGTGGTAGACCGGATCATTTTGCGAGAGAGTGTAGGAATAATAACAGATCAGGGCAAAGGACGCAGGGAGGTTGTTATAGTTGCGGTCAAAGGGGTCATTGGGCTAGGGATTGCCCAAGACAAAATCGTCAGGGACGAGAGAGTTTTACGAAAAATAGAATACAGAGAACTACACCCCCAGGAGGAGGGGGTGAAGCAAATATGGCCTGGGGTCAACGTGAAAACAAGGAAATGGGAGGAAATGCAGCTAAGGAAGGGGGGCGAAATACGGGAGCTATTCCTAAGCGATCGTCTCCATTTTCGAGGGGGTCTCAGTCGAGGAGACAAGAAGATTTAAACGGGGAGGGCCAAAATCCAACTGCCGGGATAGTGGCCGGAAATTTTTAAAAGGGCAGGTTTATTCGGGGATGCCAGGGGGGCATGTATGTAAGGGGGAAAGTAAGGATCGTTCGGTAATGGTGATCCCGGAAGTGAATTCCGGAGGGTTAATTGATGCACCTCACATGATTAACTTAAACATAAATGGAAGGACGAGGCGTTGTTTGGTAGATACGGAAGCCGCAGTGACTCTTGTAAATAGGAGTATAATTCcagaagatggaataaatagAGAGGAGGTCGACTATCGGTTGACGAGTGTAACAGGTCATAGTTTACGTACCTGGGGTACGGCCAATATTTTGGTGGGACCTGTAGGAGGAAAGTTAGGTACAACTTGGACGGCTATCTTGTGTGATGACTCTATGTTAGGGAACGTCCAAGTTATTTTAGGGAGAGATTTTCTCAGTGCAAATGAGGCACTTATTAGTTATGAAGGGGAGCCGTTCGTTATGATGTGGGGTGGGAGattcgaatttttgaataaaagggATATAGAAAGCGAATTATGTGCGGAAGATGATGATAGTAAGGGATTTACCGGAACGATTCAAGTCAACGGAAACTTCAGGGAAGTTGTTCGTAGGAAAACTGGATTTGAGAGGAACGCAGGGAAAACTGTACTGGAGGATAAGTCGTACGTAGAAGATAATGTCAAAAGTGACACAAATGGGGAACGGTTAAGGGAACCGAAGGACAATGTGGAAATTAGGGCACAGTTTAAGGAGTCTGGTACGCAGACGGAAAATTTCGAAGGTATAAAGCCAAAGGTAAAACTATTTAAGGATGCTAGTGTCCAAGTGGGAGTTAAGGGTAAAATGGAAAGTGAACAGAATAACAAAGGAATCGTTGACGGAATTGATAGGACAGTCAGTACAGGAACAGGTGGTTGGGCCTTGCCAGCTGGTTCCGCGGTAGGACTTGCGGAAGGAATTCAAGAGGATTTAGGAATtcgtaatgaaaaattcaaggggaGACCGGAACAGGACTTGGAAATAATActtccaaataaaaatattaggaattTTGGAAATGGACCGAGAAATACGGAAATGGCTGGGAATAACATTGGGTACCTACGGGAGAAGGGGTCAAGGAATAGCGAACGCGTGCCAAGGACGGTCGCGACGGAGGAATGCCAGTCGACAGAATCAATTGATAAGGTAGAACAGATGATCGACGTAGGTCAGGAGCGGAACTGGGAAACGGATGTATTAATAGAGAATGGAGTAACAATACCTGCCCGTTCGGAAGCGTTAGTAAGGGCTAAGTTAGTGGGAAATATTGAAGGGGCAGTTATGGTATGTGAGCCCATACCATTGGGAAACGAAAATATTCTCGTGGCAAATTGTTTGATGGAGAACACGCAGAAAATATGGATACGGGTTGTCAATGTATCGCGCAGCGAAGTAAGACTGgtgaaaagacaaaagatcGCTAAAGCGGTCTCCGGCGAAGTCGTAGATAGGGGTCAGGAAAGTTACGAAATCGGAAGAATTGATCTGGAACGTGGAGATTGGAACGAAATTGGTTTTAGAGTAGATCATTTAGAGGgaaatattcggaaaaaattgaaaaagttgaTACAGGAATATCAGGATTTATTTTTAGAGGAAGATGAAAAAATGACTAGTACAACGAAGGTGAAACATTCCATTACATTGGAACCTGGAGCGCAACCTGTTTGTAAAGCACCGTATAGAATTCCTTATCATCAGCGGGAAGTACTAAGAAAAGAAATTGATAGATTATTGGAGGCGGGGGTGATTCGGCCCTCTTTTAGTCCCTGGTCTGCACCGGTGGTACTTATTACCAAACGGTTGCCTAATGGGGAAGATAAAATACGAATGTGTATTGATTACCGGGGACTCAACAACGTGACGAAAACAGAATATTACCCCTTACCTAATATTTCGGACTTAATTCAGGGATACAGTGCAGGAAATAAGACACTGTTTTCGGTGATTGATGTGGCGGAAGCATATCACCAGATTGATATGGAGGAGAAGGATATTCCCCTGACTGGGTTCAGTACCTTCCAGGGACATTTCGAATATCTAAAGATGCCTTTCGGATTGAAGAACGCGCCCTCGACCTTTCAACGTTTTATGAATTTGACATTAGCAGGATTGACCGGACAATCTTGCATGGTTTATTTGGACGacataattatttttaattcggaTGGGGAAGAGGATCATATTGAAAAGTTAAGGGGTGTTTTCGATCGACTTCGTGAAGCCAATGTTAAACTcaaaccaaaaaagtgcaaatttatgaTGAAGGAAGTTAAATATTTGGGGCATATAATCACACAGGAGGGGGTGCTTCCTGATCCGGAGAAAATCGAGGCGATACAAAATTTTCCTATACCCAAAAATGTAAGAGGAGTTCGTTCTTTCCTGGGAATAGTTAACTGGTATAGAAAGTTCATCCCTAATGCAGCTGACTTAGCAACCCCGTTAACAAATTTAACAAAGAAAGaggtgaaatttgaaataactgCGGAAGTATTGGAGTCAATAAGGAAGTTGAAGTCGATTTTGACTTCAGATAAGGTTTTAGTTTATCCGGATTTTAGCCAACCTTTTATTGTGGCTACGGACGCGTCAGGACTAGGGGTCGGGGCTGTATTGAGCCAAGTGCGAGAAGGTTATGAGCGACGTATAGCATATGCGAGTAGGAGTTTTAAGAAAGCCGAGTTAAATTATTCGACAACAGAAAAGGAATTGTTGGGGGTTGTTTTCGGAGTAAAAACGTTTAGGTGCTATCTTTATGGAAAGAAATTTACTGTCGTGACGGATCACCGCCCGTTGAAATGGTTGCTTAGTCTGAAGGATCCAGGATCTAGACTGGCTAGATGGGCCATGTCCCTAGCCGATTATGATTTCACCGTAATACATCGAAAAGGGAGGCTTCACGGGAACGCTGACGCACTGAGTAGGAAGTATAATAGGGAAGACCACTTTATTGATATGGAGTTCG carries:
- the LOC123322282 gene encoding DNA-binding protein HEXBP-like; amino-acid sequence: MGVALLREENLDLEKAEGLVKLQETATTMIQGRTSNMRVSAVDATEGCQNCGKKGHDSKDERGDIKKFAETKKNTAQCYSCGRPDHFARECRNNNRSGQRTQGGCYSCGQRGHWARDCPRQNRQGRESFTKNRIQRTTPPGGGGEANMAWGQRENKEMGGNAAKEGGRNTGAIPKRSSPFSRGSQSRRQEDLNGEGQNPTAGIVAGNF